Below is a genomic region from Rhododendron vialii isolate Sample 1 chromosome 5a, ASM3025357v1.
ATCATCTAAGTGGCTACTTGAGTTTGTGCCCTTATAAATGCAGAGGCCATCAATGTCTGAAATCCTCCAAATCTCAGTAGGTGAGTATGAGTTCGTATGATGTATAATGTTGCAAACATACCTGTACTTTGTCTGGTCTCACCATTGCACCATGAAGCAGCGGGCAATCAAAGAAGCGTGTTCCTTTCACCCTGCAGTTGTGATCAAAGGAAAATCTGTAGTGATGGACAACTTATAACGATGACGCATAAGAGAAGAAAGCAATTTAACCAACATCTAAGAAAAGGGAAACTGCTGTAAGGAATGTATAGACTTTTATGTATGGTACAGAATCTACAGATGTAGATATTAGAGGAGCTTTGGTGAAAATGACTCGATCAATAAGACAGCTCAGTGATGCATGGTCAAGACCGTCCACCAAATTCGAGTTGATAAAAAAGAATATGAGTGCAAACTTGTAAGTACCCAAAAagtccaaaagcaaaaaaataaaaaacgaaaaattGCAGGACCCTTTGAGGTTTTGTAATCAGGGAACTAGGTCAGGGATCACCCTAGTTTGGGAAATATGAAAGGACCTGTCAGGTCAATACATGTCAGTCACAAATGAGGGATGTCCCTGTCCGGTTACATTATAGCAAACCCGTAAGGCAGGAATCAAATACCATGTAGTTACATTAGATTTATCATTATAGCAACCCCATAATGCATGAATCAAATATGTAGTTGCACTAGATACATACTACTAGCTACATGCAACTTTGAGCCTTCAATAATTACTCATGCCAACCCATAATTTTCGTCCCACCTGGGATTTCGTTCCATTTTCAACCCCAACAAATGTATTCCTTCCTGGaataattttccaattttttttcaaccgCACAGAACTGATAGAAGATCTCATCGAGAAATTTTTTAACAGTGTAAAAAAGAAGTTATTGATGGAAATACATCTCTTTTGCATTTAGAAAAACCATGGAATTCCAAGCGGGACAGAAATTATGGAATGGAGGGCATATGTGGAGATTGACttaaaagtctctctctctccccctccctccctccctcgcAATTTATTTCTCTCCCTGGATTTTTCACTTACTCTTTTCTATCATCACCACAACTAAGTGACCATCGTTGTTCTTCATGAAGTTGCCATAAGCACCACAAATAATCGAAAAATCTTCTGTCACCATACACCCACCTcaccagcaaaaaaaaaaaaaaaaaaccaaacaccaccaccacctacaCCCACCATCACTATCCACTCCACCTCCACACCCAACAACCACCGTAAAGTCCTGTATTGCCACTATCGGGTACACACACAATCACCACTCTACAGCAAACCTCGGTTATCCCTGAGCCTACCCAATTTCCATCATGCCATCCATTTATCAAACTCCAATTCTACTCTAACATTGCATCCATGGGTGTTATCCTTGACCGCCACATTACGTTTTACAAGATCCAACTAGTTTTCTAGCTTTTGTCATGAACCTATGCTGACAGCACCCACTTGTATAgcaaacctctctctctctctgaccacgcccacccccaccccccaaaaaaaaaaaaaaaaaaaaaaaccaaaaggacCCATCTCTTCCCcatggcatctctctctctctctctctctctctctctcttaaaaaaaagGCTGAAATCCAACAATTTTTCCGACTTTTCCACTCACTTTTGCTGATGTCAATTTGACTTGTTTTCTCAGCATTCTGGAGCTTGTAATCACGTTCTTATTATCATATTACTTTTTCTGTTGATGTAATCTTTGATAGGTTACTTGCCATTGATGACCTAAACCAACATCAACTACCTCAAAAAAATCTGGCAGGTATGTCTTCTATGGACTTCTCATTCCCTGGTTTAGATGTCTGGCAGGTTTTCAACTTCTTCTGCCCAACACCTACTAGCAAGTACAACGATTCTCGCTGCTCTACTCAACTAGAGCCATTATTAGCCCTTCCTAAAACTGAAAATGTCAATAGCCGAAagtgaaaatgtaaaataagaaTAACTTATTGTGAAAAGTTTGCTATGTTGTATAGAGAATGATCATATCATGATTTTTCTGCTATTTATAGATATTTAATCAAGGTACATACAAATTCCTCTCTATAAacatggaatgaaaatgaatgcACTTAAGCGACAGGAAGTGAGTTAAAAGTACCTAGGCTACCCAAAAAATGAGCTTTACTACAGCTCGATGAGCCTTCCTGTTACTAGGAAAAAATTAACAGAGAACATGAAGGCTGTTCACTAATGCTGGACATGCTTTTGGCCTATAATTGAGAACAAGCTGTAAAATTTCCAACCAGTGGCTAAACGAATGATCTGAGAAGAGACTGTGTTACGTTAGTCGTTTAAGCTTTTCAAACACTTTAGAATAGCTCTGTACATTTGTCCCCCACCCAGACATTTCGTTCTCATCCCTTGATGTAATTGCGTAATAAGATGGCAATTACCAAACCCTAAGGGGGAAATTTGCCAAAACAACAGATGAGGAACTGAAAACCTTAATAAAATGAATTTCGCTAGGAAACGAAAGTAAAGAGTTGACATACATTCCGTCATGTTTTCCCAGTGGTTCATCATATTGGACACCAATCCAGAAACCAGGTCCTAGAGTTTCTGCTTGGCCAACAAACTTGACAACACCCCTCTTCTCTCCTGGTTCAACCTGACATCTATCTCCTACCTTGATAGccaacaagaaaaaagagagtgtaaaaACACAGTAATAATCACTAATACTGGCGCACATAACTCTTTCAGAAGAGATTATACACACAGGATAAaggaagtaaaaataaaaaacacttactctggaaaaagaggaaatataTCGGGCaactgcaaaataaaaaaacttgcTCTCCTTTAAAGTTTTAGACATGTAAAGGGCATGAAAGAAACTCATTTGTCTGGTTCCATATGAACACTTTAGGTATGGTCACTTTCAGTTTTGGTATCCATGCAATTGTGGGCCATGTTGGGCATTGGTGCCACAAGTACTTTCGCCGCACAAGGCCACTCAATAAATATCACCATAACCACATGGTTGATCTGTCCAAGGATCTGACCACTGACCACTTATTTCTTCACACCCTACAAATGCAAGCCAATTTCTTATTTGAGGTGGACCATGCGCGCACTTCAAATATATGAAAAACTAATCCCTAAGATTTTTAAATCTGCTTTTATGTAGCCATCAAATAGGATAGCGCTGTTCCTGAGTCTCATGCAGTTTTACATGATTGCTCAAATACACCAATCATATTGAAGACTGCAAAAGTCCTGCTTAAGTACTAACGTAGTGTTCTTACTCAGCAACATGACAACCAAAGAGAGGGATTTGTTTCAGTAAGTGCCTGAACCTGTGAAATTCGTTCCTTTGCAAAGGCATTCCCGAGTTTCTCGCATAATACTATGCTGACAAGCAACAAAAAGTAATTTTGTACCGTGTTTAtcatttgtcattttttttctgttgatttattgtttttcctcttcttttctcgTCTATGACACCAAATTGCAATTTCAACTGCTGCAGAAATTTAACAGAAATGACAAGGATCAAGAAAACAAACCATTAAGCTCAACTAACCTTGATTTTTGCACAGAGTTCCTCCACGTAATTGTCTGGTATCTACGGAGGAAATAGAAATTAGAAAGTAAGCTCATTTCCACACAGATAGAACAACTCAAACAAAGACTATAGACAGCAATAGATGTCCAAATAACTTAATCAAGTAGAAGTAGGCCAAGTTGAACAAATCAAGGACACAAAACAATGTATACATGTATTTTGGCATACAAATAAAATACCAGTTTCTTAAAGGTAGGTGAACAAAGGAGTTTTGGAGATAATCTAAACATAACAGACAGCATTCTCAACTTAAAGATAGTATAACATCAAAAGCTTACTTTGGTCTCATGAGCAGAAGGATTTTGATGAGCCAATTTACCCTTAAACCTCCTAAAAGTGCCTGCAAGAATAATGAGTTTTTGATTAATGCACGGTTTCCTCTGCTTCACCAACCAGTAACCACTGACATGATACAGATGTAAATTCTGCTGCTATTCGTAAAATAAGAGTAATCCTGATAAACTTTCTCAAGTGTGTTCTAAGCATATGAATAGTTGCAGTGTTTTACAAATCGAGAAATCAACACATGCTGCATTGTCCATCTAGAAATAGAGCAGGACCGAATCTGAAATGCACAAGGCCCAACCAACCAAAGCCTATCAATAATTACTCCAAAATAACAAGCAAGTTGCCTTTCTCGTCAGTTGAAGGTAAGTCATTTATCACCAGGTCCTATTTAGCACAGATGCGGACACCAACACCgcaattctcaaaaaaaaggGGACACAGACACGACAGAGACATGTCAAttcttttttatataatttttaagttaTTACGTTAGGGCTCCTATCGCATGCATTATCAACCGACGGTGTATGCCCATATACGTTGAAGTACATCATGCATTACACTTTTGGCCCTACACTTTTGAAGTTCTAATATGTACTTGCGGAAAAGCTTTAAAATTTACGAAAGCTACCCCGCCGTGTCTCCATATGTGTCCCCGCCATGTCACCCCGTGTCTCAAGCTTGTTCCACcataaagaaaattaaaattaaataagtattttGGCTTCTCCCTAGTGTGTTGTGTGATCCCAAACTGTCCAATACAGATATGGAGACTCGTAGgtgtgtcggtgcttcataggtcaGCTCTAACTCCAATATTCAATTACAGAAACCCATACCAAGTATCGTGCAGCTGAACCTAAGATGAAAACACCTGCCTACAACAAGATTTATATGCATGTTTttgtgtgaatgtgtgtgtgtgtgtgtgtctatatatatatatatatatatatatatatatatatatatatatatatatatatatatatatagagagagagagagagagagagagagagagagagagagagagagagagagagagagagagagagagagagagagagactaaagTACGCACATTGTTACAAGGCATTTTTTGCTTATGATTAGAAGGCTTCACTTATTTACCAAGCAGAATTTCCTCAACTAGTGAAGATGAGTTCGTAAAGCTCTGTTTGTAGCCTAAGGCTAGCAAATCCTTAAGGAGAATGGATCACTGATTAACTTGCACAAACAGATCAGTCATGAAGTTCATTACAGGTTAGGGAATCTACCATCCACCGCCAACTAATAGACCTTTTCAAAACAGTTGGACTCCATCTTCACTTTACACAACATTGAGTTAACAGAACTTTATAAGATTTATAGGCCAATGTGTCAAGTTCTCCTATGAGATCAAAGGCATAACGACTACCAAAGGGATAGATCAAAGACAATCCTAATAAATGGGGGACATGGTTCTTCCATCTACAGACCTCAACAGTTAGTGTGAACGTTATATGCATCTGCACTTTTGTTTTCACTCTCTTTAGCTAAGTTCCAAATCATCTCCGCAAACAGCTTTCTGAGAATTCATTCATCTCCAAAACGTCGCCACTACAATCACGAAGTCCACACAAACAATAACAAGAAGAACCTTTACCTCAGACTGAGAATTCTGGATAAACTGCAACCTATCTAAATGTCCACATATAGTCCATGTCCATCGTAGCCTCTAATACCAAGCCAATGGTAACAAGGTAACCTAACGATGGTCCTCGCTTGCAAAGAATCTATTCagtaagataaaaaaaaaaatgctcatataattccattttcttttaattcagCAGGTGGTAATACATTTTAAATTAACCAGTTGAAAAACTAAACAGCTTGGCTGTTGGAACTCCTTGCAATCCACAGAAACCTAAAATTGCCAGCTAGTGTGCTTGGCCAAGAAATTGTGTCATCATTCATTTACACCTGTGAAAACACGGACAACCTATGTGACAAAATTAGGTTGTCATGCCTTTCATTGCTATTGAGATTCAACTTCCTTTTCAGTTACCAGAGAAAGGTCTTTTGGTGTTCAACTTAGTATAATTAGGTAAATCCTGTACCAACAAATGTTGCCATCTGCCATCTGTTCAATCTCACAAGAACTGATAATTTTTTCTACTAAGCTAAACAAGGTTAACAGAGCAATTCAGTCAGGCAATTATCACGATTCACATGCCACGTGGCTAATGATGCACACCTGCAATCAATTGACTAATGTCTATTTGATCTGCCACATCACTGCTCAAACAATGTAGATAATTGGAAGTCCAAATAGAACTTTGATTTCCTATTTGGATAGTGAAGTTTTGACTCACAAGTCGCAACTCTATCTACGACCTCGAACATAAATCCCAATAGATGACTTGCATGACAACTGACGGGCTACTCCTACAGCCTACAACCGAATAACTAAAAAGCAAATCCCCACTTTTGTTCCTAACCCCATGTTGGGCTTGGCTCGAAACCAAGCAATCTCCAAAATATTGCATTCTGCATCTTGATGAGCCAAAAGGAGATATGTGTACACAAGTTTCAGTCTTTGACCATGCAAAATAGAGTTTATCAATACTTGCCATCAAGTTTATCGTAGGCTTCTTCAGATATTTTGTATTTCTCTACAAGCGACGTGTCTTCTAGCCAGCCGCCAGAGGTAACTGATGATGGATCGAAATCAATAACATGCAATCGATACCTATAGCATAATAGAGATAAGCCAGTTATCTAATGAAACCATGGACCTATTTGCATACGATCTGCCACAAGTATACTTctaagaaaacaacaaaaaaacaaagaagaaagaaagaaatcaaataatGCAACACAAAGTAATGAGTGCTATTGGTTAACACAACAAATTTCAAGGCACGACCTAATATTTCATTGTAATGCAACTTAAGCAACGATAGTAAACAAGGAACACACACTtcaatgaaaataaaactattCCACCCGTGTGTTGGGCATATCACAACTTCAGCGTTGAGAATTTATCCAAGCAGCATAAAAAACAGCTTGACACAGCGAGGAAAGCAGGGGAAAACAGCCGATCAACAAAAAAGCTGGGGAAAACAGCTTTGAAAAGAAACAGGAAAAATGAACGCAAGAGCAATTAAAGATATATTCCTTAAATGGATTTTcaattttggaaatgattttcacactcccctcaatttctctctctctctctctctctctctctctctctctctctctctctctctaaatatatataaatatacatatatatatccatACGTATGTACATTTATATGAGTGTATCCATAAATCCAAAATGCCTATCATCTTTTCTGCATATCTATGTCTATATGTGAAACCTGTGAACACAAATCTAAAGATCACGTAGAATGCGTAAACCAAACGAAGACAACAATAGAGAGAACTGGTTCGAATACTGCAAAATTAAATTAGGGCAAATCGGAGGTTCCATAAACTTCCTGCATATTTAACGAAACGAGCATCGCATAGGGTTGGCATTTAATAAGTCCCATATCGTTGTAGATGCTGGAATGCAAACTTCCTACTGATGTTAACAACATAGAACATCCATAAGTGCCTCATAACAGTAATAGAGCAAAGCAACTAGCACTGCATAAATCAAAATATGCAGAGTCACTTCTCACAACATAATGCTTCTATTACAGATCAAAAGAACACTACAAAAGCATAGTCAACTAACCCGTCCTGTGGAGAATAAAAACCAAGAGGCCTCGAGTTATCACTTAATTCTGAAATTTTGGCACCCATGTCATCATATAGCTCAAGTCCCATTGAATTAACAGAAGTACCACATTTTTTCCACATCTTTTCCTTCACGGCTTTGACTGTCAACTGTCAGAGAAGTAACAAAACTTGGTCACAGAACACATTGCAAGTAGAGCAAGTAAGCTAGTTTCGTGTGTCAAACAAAACCCCCCCTCAAAAGTAAATCAAAGAGCATATTCAAACAAATTGCTAAATGCCAAATACACTATGAAAACACTACAAGTTAATGCAGCATATGAGCAAAATGCAACCTAGCAAACTAAAGCCAGTGGACTTGAAGAACAATGCACATTTCAACATTGAAAATCGGTTATGTTCAGTACCTGAAGAGAAAAGCGAACATCAGTAGAGAAGCTCTTGAGGTTGGAATGTGTAATGCGTAAAAGAACTGACTCGTCCCCTTGAATCTGTAAGCGAGACCCCATGGCCTTGAAACTCAACCTCCGTGTGTTCTCCCCAACTTCTATAGCAAGTGACGTTTTCTTGTCACGTAATTGGGCCCTTTATCGTTTTATCTGGTCATACATACACATATGCATATTATCTACAATGACTAACTGGTTGACTAAAATTGAACAACTGCATATTCTTCTCAGTACATGATTGTTGAGGTTTTACGTGGAAGTTATTTCCACGTGAAAGATATCAAAAGTGCAATTGAATAAACATCCCATCATCTTTTAGTGCTTGGTTGAATGTCACAAACTTTCAGGTGTTTGGAGCacagcaacaacagcagcaCATAAAATTAACGAGTACGATCTCCCAGTCCAAAAAGGGAATTAATACAAGCTAAAATTAACAAGGATAACTAACCTGATTTTGAAGCCAaacaacttttctttttttgacagcTCAGGTGTTCGAGCCAGCTTAAGCATACTTCAACTAATCCTAtggaccaatcccaccgtctATTAGCGGGGGCCAATTAAATCCCACTGGCTGCTAGCAGGAGCCAGTTAAAACCAAGGCACAACTCCGTGTGGACTcaccccaaaggagttgatggCACCTTAGGAGAGCAAACCCTAAGTCCTGGGtttgaccactaggccaaccccttggatTCAAGCCAAACTAGTTTGCAATGGCTTTAAAGATGAAAAGCGATATTACTGATATGGAAGGCTGAATTTTGAAACCAACCCATTTAGCACATTTATAAATGCAAAGCAAGACACGAGATCAATGAATGACTTTGCCCTCAAGCTCatccaaaaggaaaaatagtAGACAAATCTGTATCGCGTCGGTTAGATGAGAATTGGTAGTACAAAGGTAGAAGGAAAGCAAAatgaatgattaataaaatGCCAAACAAATATCACGAAATTTTGCAgaaattatgaagaaaaaaaccctaattaagTAATTATagatcttgagagagagagagagagagagagagagagagagagaggggacctGTTGGGATTTTGATTAGCTTCGAGCCATTCGGATTCGTGAGATCTCTTTGAAATTCTTTCCCTGCTTTTGGTGGGAAGTGGGAgcaggaaagggaaaaaaagaaaaaagaaaaaaaaaagacggtttttttttaaaaaaaaacagcgtcgttttttgggtttaagaacCCCTGGGGAATGTACGGACGTTTTTAGGGCCTAGCATAATCGGAtctgttcattttttagaacgggtagaaatttttgattttacaaaaaattatgttaatCGGATACCAAATAATATCTCATCGAGGTGAATTTAACTTCGTAAAAATTGGTTTGGCCACGTTGAATTAAACCCACCGTTTTGGACTCCTTGAGCACGCCAAAAATTATGTCGGGTTCATTACTTCATTTCGTTaatagaagggaaaatgactTTAAGCACGCCAAAAAATCATGTCGGTCTAATAAATCTCAACACATAACTCTTGAGACCCCATATTGTTTTACAAGATACTCTAACTTTGTTCCACAGAAATCATATTTTTCAACTATCAAATAGGCATGATTTTTGTCGAACTCGAATCGAGCTttaagaataaaaatttctgATAATCAAAACAGACACGAAAAGATATCACAAAGAGCCCTACCAAGACGGTTCGTTCTTTTAATTCATGTATAAGAGGGGTACTTTTACAAGAGATTATTCTGTATTCCAGGAGCAATGATCCTCTTCCACACAAAAGTATGTGAAGTCCATGCGCCAAACACTTTTGTGAGAAGAAGAAGCATTGCTCCCgaaacacaaataattttctttcttttttttttttttcaaaacacattagAAATTCATTAATATCAATAAGGATTATAACCTACCTTGTGTCTCTAATACGGATTTTCCTCTAACATTAATGGCAAGCAGTAGAGGAAACATGGCTAAACATTTGTGATGGGGGGTTGATGGAAAGAGGACTCGGGGGAGGTGCTGCCCCAAGCGCGTTGTCTTCCGTGTTGTGCTccaaaacaacgtcgtttttGGGGCTGGGAGGATACAAGCTGCATGTTAGCCCATGACGGccttgtcacaccccaaaatgagaagtgaccggccgtgaaccaCAAGGCCAGCTCATGAAACACgcagcctaaaataaaataagtcgttgatcaataaatatttttttgtcattaaataAATTCCAATCATAagcatggggcacaaacatcccatgaaccaaacaatCTCAAAAAGATCCAAACATCtgacaaaatatttcaattgcGGAAGCgataaataaaatactaaattatgatgagacaccctaaggaggccAAACAACAGAACACCCTGAGATACCACCAGAGTCTTCCTAATggcccaacttgcctgaaaaaaagttggaataaatccgtcagctgacgagttcagtgagtagcaaagcatgtatattagaataatGTTCTGAAACAGGGATTTAAATAATTTACCAGTCaacataatttggcatatgcagtgaacaacaaaataatccattaatccaattaacgattcattcgataagtcttaatggtgttatcaatccaatctccaacaacaatgggaaaccacaaccaaaatcaatagtaccaagtgccagtgaataaatatctctaaattggatccaatatcgaaacttagagtcaccacgagtaggcagctcGTAGAATTTTTCCCTAAGAAtgatccggtcaataacaaccgttgagcattagggtcaccggcctaatccggtctcttccctaatggccagagtcacatGCACACAGATGATTAATTTCtctggacttccaaaatatgtttcCAATAATATTGCTTGACCGACCGGGTGTtaataaataaagactaaaaacgcgtcccaagcgtaggactctcgaccaatgtagcacaataattccggaagtaccggagtcgaaccacagagacggacggacggtgttgactcaattgtgatgaactttagtttaatctggctcttaggtagccaccctttgtttgattgattgatttactacctaaatcactgaattgatttaattaactataaatttaaaggagagtacagccgtgggaacccagcgtctgcaactagcctaaccaatatttactcgggacacaattattcaattcactgattttagaataagaaaaaaaggggttcctaataaatgcccaccacttgtcaccagctctcatgcgcatttaaaatctgatgatgcctgggttttgtttattagaaagggattttctttcatatcccaaaactgttggaaaaacgaattaattcgtacccgaggtaaaacattgattaaactagtcacaggacgccttcgtcccgtggctgcaccctggggaactactcacgcatgcttgaaataacagaaaataaaaccctagatcgaaacatgatcatctattgcagaagagacggaaaaaaaataaaagaaagatccacgtagaatagataataacgaacaactttaattaacgaagaaattcgacaaacgttaccagaatccaagcgattgaaagaaatagtgcagaaaacttaagaactgagagaaaacaaaacaacgttagtgaaaaagctgctacgtaaaagtctggaatgaaaaatctaccctaaaactaacttaaaacgaggtatttatattaatccccgttaaaaacaataaaaatcctaaaattaatcgGAATTGGAACCGGCTTAACCCAAAACGTCAACGTTTTAGGCCCTTTTTAAGCCCCTCGGTAGCGCTATACAACAAATGGTATAGCGCTCGCGAACTTGTTTGAGGCGTTGACTCCGTTGACCTAGCTTTGGCTGTTGTTCTCTCTTAACCTttaggtagcgctacaccaaaaagggtgtagCGCTAGCCAACTCTCTGATCACTTTGTGCAACACGCTATGCCACTTCTGAGCGCTGAACTCATTCCCCTGTAGAGCTCACGGAGATTCTGATCACTTCCTCTCGAGTTCTACTTCAACACTTAGTCTCCAAAGCCTTCCTAGCGCTCTAACTCCATCATGGTCTTTCCGAATACTTCTCATTagcgccaaaacatctcaatttcctgcaaatcaagctcaaacacaaaatccaaccatgTGCACgtattaaatggaaaatgagaattaatagcacgtctaacgcgctaatttctcttacttaggcgcttaaattcatgaattccgCGCGCCTATcaaatatccacaaagttctcaccaaaagattatccGAACAATAAATAGTTTCACCAATCTGTatgccaatttcaagaaccaaataaaacaaatacatgtttccaatttcaatcattaattttctaaaacaataatttaagggatacgGGGAAGTTCGCAAGTACATaacatgcttaactactcacttgGGTCCAAAGCTAATGCAATCGAATAATGCGGAACAAGCCTAACCTGAACAAAGAATCATTTAACAATATTATCACTAACTGTATCGTGTATAATATTGTCTATAACAATGAAGGACTGTCTAGAAGAATATTTAACTAACCTAGATTAATTACCCAAGTCGCTAGACAACTAAgaacccaaaaccctaattaaCTATACCCATAGCAGCCACCAAAATCCATCCACGGAAACTCCAAggatttctttgttttccaagaacAATACCATGACACCACCTGCTACCCCTTTAAATTACTCACCTTTGTTCACCATTAAATCATGTATAAAGAACATGTACTCATATCAGTCCAAAATCAATATTTATTCCGAAATCAATATTGCAATTGGT
It encodes:
- the LOC131325895 gene encoding tubulin-folding cofactor B, translated to MGSRLQIQGDESVLLRITHSNLKSFSTDVRFSLQLTVKAVKEKMWKKCGTSVNSMGLELYDDMGAKISELSDNSRPLGFYSPQDGYRLHVIDFDPSSVTSGGWLEDTSLVEKYKISEEAYDKLDGTFRRFKGKLAHQNPSAHETKIPDNYVEELCAKIKVGDRCQVEPGEKRGVVKFVGQAETLGPGFWIGVQYDEPLGKHDGMVKGTRFFDCPLLHGAMVRPDKVQVGDYPERDLFEEEEI